The Saprospiraceae bacterium sequence CGATGATGAGGTTCTGAATCGGTCACTTCGTCGCCCCATTCGTTGAGACGGCCCAGCTTGTTGATTCTGAAAGGCTGCAATTGTGGCAATAGCTGATCTATCTTTCGGGTAAGATCATCTTCCAGATTGAGTATTTTTGCAGATGCAGTACAATTATGAAGAATCTCACGTGTGATCGCAAGGTCAATGCCCGGACCATGGGTGACCACTCTCGACTGTCCTTTCCAGCTGAATTCATTTTCGGGAGATGTCCCAATGAATGTTTCATAGTAACCATCTTTGTTTTTATCCAGCAAGTTTACAGTAAACTCAGCAGACCCTCGGAGGATATGATAGATTTTTTTAAGAAATGCCGCATCTCCGCTGAAAAGATAGTGTTCATACAAGTGCTGACACAACCACGCTCCGCCAAAAGCAAAATTGGCCCATCTCGGGTCGCCTTCACCATAGTCGCCTCCTGAAGCTGTGTGTCCCCATATGTCAGTATTGTGATGGGCGCACCATCCATTGACACCATAAGATTTTTGAGCAGTTGCTTTGCCTCTTTCTGCCAGATCAGCGATTAGCCTGAATAATGGCTCAGTAGTTTCTGAAAGATTGCAAGATTCTGCAGGCCAATAATTCATCTCAGTGTTGATATTGATAGTATAATTGGAGCTCCACGGAGGGCGTAACTCATGTGACCATATACCTTGCAGATTTGCAGGTTGACCACCACTGCGAGATGATGCTATGAGCAGAAATCTTCCGTATTGAAAAAGCAATTCTACCAGTTTGGGATCAGCATTGTTTTTAAAGTTGACTATGCGCTCAGCTGTAGATTTTGGTGTATCTTCAGTACTCTTCAGATCAAGACTAACCCTATTAAACAGCCTTTGGTAGTCGCTGATGTGATTGTTTTTCAATTTTTTATATGATAGTGCCCCGACCTTTTTTAAGTATCTTTCTGCTTCGGTTTCAGGATTCAGGCCTGCTGAGTGTGGTGCTTTGAATCGTCCGTTGTAACTTGTTGCTACTGTGAGCATGATTACTGCTTCAGAAGCATTGGTCACAGAGATTCCTTCTTCATTGGTTACTGATTTTCCGCCTTTGGCTATGACTTTTACATGGACTTCAGCTTCGATACCTGCTCCACCCCAGTCGTCATAGATGATGTCTTTTCCATCAGGATAAACACCTCTATACGAGGGCTCT is a genomic window containing:
- a CDS encoding glycoside hydrolase family 95 protein, with the protein product MRIKLVILSLFVIPAIKAQPIQKLWYKSPADQWVEALPLGNGIIGAMVHGRTGKELIQLNHTDFWSGTIKDENSKNPPLDFEKVKSLMSMGDYAAAEKQLQSIQGAFTQAFQPLGDLILTFPDSSHISNYYRDLRITDATSTISYQTPQGRYQREHFISYPDKAMVIKLTADKSKLITFKAALQSKVKYKLYTENGILKMRCKAPKHSEPSYRGVYPDGKDIIYDDWGGAGIEAEVHVKVIAKGGKSVTNEEGISVTNASEAVIMLTVATSYNGRFKAPHSAGLNPETEAERYLKKVGALSYKKLKNNHISDYQRLFNRVSLDLKSTEDTPKSTAERIVNFKNNADPKLVELLFQYGRFLLIASSRSGGQPANLQGIWSHELRPPWSSNYTININTEMNYWPAESCNLSETTEPLFRLIADLAERGKATAQKSYGVNGWCAHHNTDIWGHTASGGDYGEGDPRWANFAFGGAWLCQHLYEHYLFSGDAAFLKKIYHILRGSAEFTVNLLDKNKDGYYETFIGTSPENEFSWKGQSRVVTHGPGIDLAITREILHNCTASAKILNLEDDLTRKIDQLLPQLQPFRINKLGRLNEWGDEVTDSEPHHRHFSHLYGLHPGNQINAFDNPELFLSVKTV